ACCTGTGAAGATGCAGGTTACCCGCGACAAGACGGAAAGACCCCATGGAGCTTTACTGTAGCCTGGTATTGGAACTTTGTGCATCATGTACAGGATAGGTGGGAAGCTGAGAAGCAGGGGCGCCAGCCTCTGTGGAGCTGTCGGTGGGATACCACCCTTGATGTACGGAGTTTCTAACTCGTCGCCCTGATCGGGCGAGAGGACCATGCCAGGTGGGCAGTTTGACTGGGGCGGTCGCCTCCTAAAAGGTAACGGAGGCGCCCAAAGGTTCCCTCAGAATGGTCGGAAATCATTCGTAGAGTGTAAAGGCAGAAGGGAGCTTGACTGCGAGACCTACAAGTCGAGCAGGGACGAAAGTCGGGCTTAGTGATCCGGTGGTTCCGCATGGAAGGGCCATCGCTCAACGGATAAAAGCTACCCTGGGGATAACAGGCTTATCTCCCCCAAGAGTCCACATCGACGGGGAGGTTTGGCACCTCGATGTCGGCTCATCGCATCCTGGGGCTGAAGTAGGTCCCAAGGGTTGGGCTGTTCGCCCATTAAAGCGGTACGCGAGCTGGGTTCAGAACGTCGTGAGACAGTTCGGTCCCTATCTGTCGCGGGCGTAGGAAGTTTGAGGAGAGCTGTCCTTAGTACGAGAGGACCGGGATGGACGCACCGCTGGTGCACCAGTTGTCACGCCAGTGGCACAGCTGGGTAGCTATGTGCGGAAGGGATAAGCGCTGAAAGCATCTAAGCGTGAAGCCCCCTCCAAGATGAGACTTCCCACAGCGTTAAGCTGGTAAGACCCCTCATAGACGATGAGGTTGATAGGTTCGGTGTGGAAGCGCGGCAACGCGTGGAGCTGACGAATACTAATCGGTCGAGGACTTATCCACAACCAATCGCTTAGCAAGCATGCATATCCAGTTTTGAAGGCGCGAAGTGTAGAAATCTTCCCAGATACCCTGGGAAGATTTTTGTATATGCAAAAAAACAACGCCAGCTTATTTCTAAGCGAGGGTGTTGTTTTTTTGCATCTGCCTCATAATAACGGTAGGAAACACCTTCACGTGATGCTCCAGGAAGAATTCGATGAGAAACTGCTCTGAGTAAGAGTGCGTCAAGGTTAGTTCCCCCCACCACTCGGTATCATACCGGGAAAGCATGCTTAGCACATAGAGGAGCAGATAATGACTGGCCCATTCAGGCAGAGGCAAAACAGCAGCGTCACCGTTCCAAAAATACAAGGTCGACTGCTGAATCGAAAACAGCGGGTGCGATTCCAGGATGGGAAAGGATGAAGCCGGCATGGCGATTCTTTTTGTCTCGCCGCTGCTGTCCAGCCATGTCACGGCAGAGAATAAATCACTCCGAGTAAGGCGGGAGAGAAATTGGAGAAACGTCTCAGGAGAGTACGTCAACGTTCCTTCCGTGGCTGCCGGAAAGCTAAGCACATACTCCTCCCTCTCCATTCCCGTACGCTGCAGTTTCTCCCAGCGAACAGTCACCCAAGGAGCAGCGTGACCCGTCACGGCTTGCAGCGGCTCGCGCATCGCCGGCAAATACGTCAGCAATTCCTGGATCGCATAGCGATCCTGCAAGGGGGACACGGAGTGAAGCTGAGCCAGATGGGAAAAGAGCCCCTCTTTTTGCGGGCGCACCTCGTCTTTTAAAAACTGATAGTTGCTGCGCTTCACTTTTCGCGTCGTGACACCGTGTTGAAGGACCCGGCTGTTTTGCGGGTAGCCAGGGTCGATAGCGATCAACCACCCCTTTAAAAGATGGACACAGCCGTAAAAAAGGAGCAGGGGCTTGATGGAAAGCGGCGTTTTTTCAGCGGATTCGTAAAAAGCACGGGCCTGTCTCCAGGTAAAGAGGAAGCGCGAGCTTTGCTGAAACGCCAGACGTTCCGCAACTTCCACTCCTTGCTGTCGGTAATAGTCGGATAAAAATGAGCGGGCTGCCGGCTCTGTTTCCAGCAGACGCAGGAAGGACCATGCTTCCATCTTCATCACCTTTCTAACATTCGTGTATGAGAGCGCTTTCTTGTCCTTTTTTGTGATTTATCTGGATAATCAACTAGATAACCGAACATTAAAAGGTTACCTTGACAGTAAATTAAGCGGTTTGTTACACTTGCATAAAACATTTTGGCGAAAGGAGCTCATTACTGTGCGGGAAGACAAATTCGTGAAAGAGGGCTTAACGTTTGATGACGTTCTCCTCATTCCGGGAAAATCAGAAATTTTACCTCGTGATGTCGATACCTCTACAAAATTGAGCGATAAGGTCACGTTGAATATTCCGCTGCTGAGTGCAGGGATGGATACGGTGACAGAGTCTGCCCTTGCGATTGCCATGGCCAGACAAGGTGGAATCGGGATCATTCACAAGAACATGACCATTGAGCAACAAGCGAGCGAGGTTGACCGGGTAAAACGCTCTGAAAGTGGTGTTATCACCAACCCGTTTTCCCTCAGTCCAGAGCACACGGTCGCAGACGCGGATGCCTTGATGGGCAAATACCGCATCTCGGGTGTACCGATCGTGGACAGCCAAAATCACCTGGTTGGGATATTGACCAACCGCGACCTGCGTTTTGTTCACGACTTTTCGATTCTGATCAAAGACGTGATGACAAAGGAAAACCTGGTGACAGCCCCAGTGGGCACTACCTTGCAGCAGGCGGAAGCCACCCTGCAAAAATACAAGATTGAAAAGCTTCCTTTGGTGGACGAGCATAATGTGCTGAAAGGCCTGATCACCATCAAAGATATTGAAAAGGCGATCCAATACCCGAATGCAGCCAAGGACGAACATGGCCGCCTTCTGTGCGGAGCGGCTGTCGGTGTAGCAGCCGATACCTATGCCCGTGCGGAAGCGCTGGTGAAAGCCGGGGTAGACGTACTGGTCGTAGATACGGCGCACGGCCACCATATCAATGTGAGCAACACCGTCAGAGAACTGCGCAAGGCCTATCCGGATCTGACCATCGTCGCGGGCAACGTCGCCACAGGGGAAGCTACCCGCGATCTGATCGAAGCAGGCGCGTCCGTCGTCAAAGTGGGCATTGGGCCTGGCTCGATCTGTACGACCCGTGTCGTCGCCGGTATCGGTGTACCCCAAATCACAGCCATCTACGACTGTGCCAAAGTAGCGCGCGAGTACAATATTCCAATTATTGCCGATGGCGGAGTGAAATACTCGGGTGATTTGCCAAAAGCGATTGGTGCGGGCGCTTCGGCCATCATGATCGGCAGCCTGTTTGCCGGGACCGAAGAAAGTCCGGGCGAATTTGAAATTTTCCAAGGCCGCCGCTTCAAGGTATACCGCGGAATGGGCTCCATCGGCGCGATGAAAGCGGGGAGCAAGGATCGCTACTTCCAGGAGAACGAACAAAAGCTCGTTCCCGAGGGAATTGAGGGACGCGTCCCGTACAAAGGCTCGCTCTCTGAAGTCGTTTATCAGCTGATTGGCGGACTTCGCGCCGGAATGGGCTACTGCGGCACGAAAACCATCCAAGAATTGATCGAAAACTCCCAGTTCATTCGCATTACCGGTGCCGGTCTGCGGGAGAGCCATCCGCACGATGTACAAATCACAAAAGAAGCACCAAACTACACCATTTCCTAGGACTATCGAATCAAAAACCTCTTTCTCCAGCAGAAAGGGGTTTTTCTCTAGCCTTATCCGGCAGGGAACTCGTGGAAACAAGCTTCAAGTCGGGTTGCTTTCTATGGTACACTTACAACTGTGTGTTCGTGCCATTCATGGACAAACCGACAGAAGCGGGAGGGTGAGACATTCTGATGAAACGAAGAACATGGACAAAGCGATTGACAGGTCTATTCCTTTCTGTCGCTGTTTTTATGACGGCTTGGGGCTCGGCGGCCTCAAACGCCGGGGCGGCCCCACAGGCTGATTTGCAGCTCGCCGCCAGTTCAGCCATTCTGGTAGAGGTGACGACAGGAAAGGTCCTGTACAGCCTCAATCCGGACCAGCCGCTGCCGCCGGCCAGCATGAGCAAAATCATGACCGAGTATCTGATCAATGAAGCGGTCAAGCAAAAGAAAATTAGCTGGGATGATAAAGTTCAGGTAAGCGATTATGCTTTTTATATTGCGAAAATGCCTAATTCCTCGGGTGTTTACCTCAACCTGGGAGAATCCCATACCGTAAGAGAACTGTATAAGGCGATGGCCGTCCTGTCCGCAAACGATGCAACGGTGCTGCTCGCGGAAAAAATTGCAGGCAGCGAAGCCAACTTTGTGGACATGATGAATAAGAAGGCGCAAGAGCTGGGCATGAAAAACACGAAATACGTGACCTCAACCGGTTTGCCTGCCGATATTCTCGGTCCGTACTCCATTCAGACCGACCAGAAGGAAAACCTGATGTCCGCACGGGATTCGGCGATCCTGGCCAGAGCGTTGATCCGCGATTTCCCGGAAGCGCTGGAAGTCTCGAAAATTCCTCGCATGACGTTCCGACCCGGTACGCCGAACGAGATCAAAAAGGCCAACTACAACTGGATGCTGCCCGGCTTGAACAATTTCTACGAGGGCGTTGACGGCCTGAAAACCGGGTTTACCGATGCGGCTAAATACTGCTTTACCGGTACGGCCATCAAAGACAACATGCGATTGATCAGCGTCGTGATGGGAACCGGCAGCGAAACGAAACGCTTTCAGGAAACCAAGAAATTGTTCGACTATGGCTTCAGCAACTACAAGCTGACCAAGCAGATGGACAAAGGCGTTCCGGTCCAAGGCTTTGAAACAGCGCCGGTGAAAAACGGGGTCGAGCTGACCGTTCCAGCCGTGACGGCAGACGTCGTAACGACGCTGAGCAAAATCGGGGCCGAAACCAAATTTACGCCGACAGTCACCTTCCAGGAGCTGAGCGCACCGCTGCAAAAAGACCAGGTCATCGGGAAGGTCACACTCCAAGAAGAAGGGACGAAAGAGGGAGACTTTCTGCAGCCGGAGGATATGGCAAAAGCGGGCGTCAATCTCGTCGCTGGGCAGGAAGTGGAGGAAGCCAGCTGGATCCGTTTATTGTTCCGCAGCTTCATCCAATTCTTCAGCAATATTTTTAGCAACATCACGGGAAAATAAAAGTGGTTGTACCCCAAATGAAACATGGATTACAATGTGAATATTGAGACGATCATCTCAGTGAAATGTACTGGATGTAACGAACAAAAGGGTAGGGGGCAAAAAAATGGTACAAGTAGGAACTTCCCGCGTGAAGCGTGGCATGGCGGAAATGCAAAAAGGCGGCGTTATCATGGACGTTGTCAATGCGGAACAGGCGAAAATTGCCGAAGCAGCAGGGGCAGTAGCGGTAATGGCGCTGGAGCGCGTACCGTCCGATATTCGTGCAGCAGGCGGCGTAGCCCGGATGGCTGACCTCGGAATCGTCGAGGAAGTAATGAATGCTGTCTCCATCCCGGTAATGGCAAAAGCGCGGATTGGCCACTTTGTCGAGGCGCGTGTTCTGGAATCGATGGGCGTAGACTATCTCGATGAGAGTGAAGTCCTTACTCCAGCTGACGATATGTACCATATCAATAAAAAAGAATTCACAGTGCCGTTCGTATGCGGTGCCCGCGACCTGGGCGAAGCGCTCCGCCGTATTGGCGAAGGCGCGTCGATGATCCGTACCAAAGGGGAGCCGGGCACAGGCAACATCGTAGAAGCGGTTCGCCATATGCGGACCATGCAGTCCCAAATCCGCAAGGTGCAAAGTATGTCTTACGACGAACTGATGGCGGAAGCGAAAAACCTCGGCGCTCCTTACGATCTCCTGGAGTACGTCCATAAAAACGGCAAGCTGCCAGTGGTAAACTTTGCAGCAGGCGGGGTAGCGACTCCATCGGACGCTGCGCTGATGATGCAGCTGGGCGCGGACGGCGTATTCGTCGGATCCGGCATCTTCAAATCGGAGAACCCGGAGAAATTTGCCCGTGCGATCGTGGAAGCGACCACCCACTACACCGACTACGAACTGATCGCCCGCGTATCCAAAGGACTGGGTACGGCGATGCCGGGTCTGGAAATCTCCAAGCTGCGTGAAGCAGACCGCATGCAAGAGCGCGGCTGGTAAGGTGACCGAAGATGAAAATTGGCGTTCTTTCCTTGCAGGGAGCTGTCGCCGAGCATGTCCGCATGCTGGAGGAAGCCGGCGCGACAGCCATCGCAGTAAAAAAAGTAGAAGAGCTTGAAGATCTGGACGGATTGGTCCTTCCCGGCGGGGAAAGCACGACCATGAGCAAGCTCATGCATAATTACGGGTTTATGGAGGCTCTTCGCCAGTTTGGACAAGCGAAGAAACCGATTTTCGGCACATGTGCCGGAGCGATTCTGCTGGCCAATCGCATTAACGGCCAGGAAGACACCCACCTCGGCTTGATGGATATCAAGGTGGAGCGCAATGCATTTGGCCGGCAAAAGGACAGCTTTGAAGTGGAGCTTCCTGTTGCGGGAGTCGCGGCCGATTACCCAGCAGTATTCATCCGTGCGCCGTACATCATGGAAGTGGGCGAGAATGCCCAGGTGCTGGCCAAGTACGAAGAGAAGATCGTAGCCGCCCGCGAAGGACATTATCTGGCCGCAGCCTTCCATCCGGAGCTGACGGAAGATGCGCGGATGCACCGGTACTTCGTCGAGATGGTGAAGGAATACCGCGGATAGATCGGTTTTCGCAACGGTGGTAAAGCAACTGTGTCAACGGCCGGTGCCCGTCTGGGTGCCGGTTTTTTTCGCCTTCTTTACACAGGTATAGAAACTGTAGTACAGTTAACACTAGAAGATAGCAAAACAGGGAACGCGATGAGGAGACTAGTATTTTGCAAGCGCTTGGTTCAGAGAGTCGGTGGCTGGTGAAAACCGATCCGGTCTGCAAAAGAATCCATCTCCGAGCGGCAGAGGAGTCAACTTTGCCCGGCCCCGCCCCGTTACGGCGGATCGAAGCGGGTACATGTCTTTCGTGCATAGCGACATGTGCCAACAAGGGTGGCAACGCGGGTACAACACTCGTCCCTTACCAGAGGGGACGGGTGTTTTTTCATTTGCTTTGCCCAAGAATCAGCGAAGTTGGAGGGGTCTTTGATGTTAGATGTAAAAGTGTTGCGCCATGACTTGGAAGAAGTCAGACGCCGCCTGGCGAACAGAGGCGAAGATATTTCGGCTTTGGACCAATTTGCGGACGTAGATGAAAAGCGCCGCCATTTGATTCAGGAAGCCGAAGGTTTGAAAAATAAACGAAATACCGTATCCGAACAGGTAGCCGTACTCAAACGGAACAAGGAAAATGCCGACCATCTGATCGCAGAAATGAAAGAAGTTAGCGACCGCATCAAGGTACTGGACGAAGGGCTGCGCCAACTGGACGAACAACTGGAGCAAATCCTGCTGAGCCTGCCCAATCTGCCGCATGAGAGTGTGCCGGTCGGGACATCGGAAGACGATAATGTGGTGGCCTGGACCTGGGGAGAGCCGAGGAGCTTTTCGTTCGAACCCAAACCGCACTGGGAGCTGGGACAGGAGCTGGGCATCATCGACTTCGAGACAGCGGCGAAGGTAACCGGCAGCCGCTTTGTCTTCTACAAAGGCCTGGGCGCTCGCCTGGAACGCGCGCTGATGAACTTCATGCTCGATTTGCATACGACCCAACACGGCTACGAAGAGCTGTTGCCGCCGTATATTGTCAACCGGACCAGCATGACTGGCACGGGCCAGCTGCCGAAATTCGAGGAGGATGCCTTCAAACTGGATGGCTTCGATTATTTCCTCATCCCGACAGCGGAAGTCCCGGTGACCAACATGCATCGCGACGAGATCCTCGACGTGGCAGACCTGCCACGATACTATGCAGCCTACAGTGCGTGCTTCCGCTCTGAGGCAGGTTCGGCCGGCCGCGATACCCGCGGGTTGATCCGTCAGCATCAGTTCAACAAAGTAGAGCTGGTGAAGTTCGTCAAGCCGGAGGACTCCTATCAGGAGCTGGAAACACTGGTGAAAAACGCGGAAAAGGTCCTGCAGCTGCTCGGTCTGCCTTACCGGGTGCTGAGCATGTGCACAGGCGACCTTGGATTTACAGCCGCGAAAAAATACGATTTGGAAGTATGGATTCCGAGCTATCAGACGTACCGGGAAATCTCGTCTTGTTCCAACTTCGAGGACTTCCAGGCGCGCAGAGCCAATATCCGTTTCCGCCGCGACACCAAGTCCAAGCCAGAGTTTGTTCATACATTGAATGGCTCGGGACTGGCAATCGGCCGCACCGTAGCCGCGTTAATCGAGAACTACCAACAAGAAGACGGCTCGATCCTGATTCCGGAGGTCCTGCGTCCGTACCTGGGCGGATTGGAAAAAATCGCGCCGAAGTAACAGAGATGGCTTGGAAAATGGAAAAGCAACTTTCTGTATCATAACAGGAAGTTGCTTTTTTTTCTGCTGCAAAAAGGCAGATGCGTAATTTTTCAAAAAATTGTTGCACAACAGAAAACGCTGTTATATAATAACTGCAAGATCAATAAATTGTAATAAAACAGAGAGTGGAGGTCGTTATTCATGAATTGCTATCGTTGCGAAGGAAACGGCGAGCAAAATTGTCCCACTTGCTGCGGCGTGGGACATGATGATCACGGCGGCGCATGCCATCATTGCCACGGAGATGGGTGCGTAAGCTGCAGCCATTGCAGTGGAAGCGGACTATTGGACTGACCCATTTTTTTTGATAACACTGTACTATAATAGTGTATTTATTATCAATCTGTAGCATAACTGTTTTTGATTGAGGGAGGAGGAATAGGATTGACTGCGATTCAACTGAATCAGTACCCGGCCGATGTGTTGATTACCGGCGAATTGCCGCCGCCGTACGCGGACATTCTCACCCCCGAAGCCATCACGTTTCTGATCAAGCTGGAGCAACACTTTGGGCAGAGAAGACGCGAGCTGCTTGATTTGCGCCAAAAGAAGCAGGAGATGATTGATTCCGGACAGCTGCCTGACTTTTTGCCGGAAACGGAACATATCCGCAAAAGCGATTGGCGCATCCATCCGTTGCCTGGCGATCTTCAGGATCGGAGAGTGGAGATCACCGGGCCTGCCGGAGACCGGAAAATGGTGATCAACGCTTTGAACTCGGGGGCGCGGCTGTTTATGGCCGATTTTGAAGACGCCAATTCTCCGACGTGGGCCAACACGGTAGAAGGACAGATCAACCTGCGTGATGCGGTCAGGCGGACGATCTCCTATACCAGCCCGGAAGGAAAAAAATACGCGCTCCGGGAACAGACAGCCGTCTTGATCGTCAGGCCGCGCGGCTGGCATCTGGAAGAAAAGCATTTGCGCATTCAGGGGCAACCGATGTCCGGCAGCCTGTTCGATTTTGGTCTTTATTTCTTTCATAATGCGCATGCGCTGCTGGAGAGAGGAAGCGGTCCTTACTTTTATCTGCCCAAGCTGGAGAACCACCTGGAGGCCCGACTGTGGAATGATGTCTTTTGCTGGGCACAGGATGAGCTGGGAATTCCGCTCGGCACGATCAAAGCCACCGTGCTGATCGAAACGATCCTGGCGGCCTTTGAAATGGATGAAATCTTGTACGAATTGAAAGAGCATAGCGCGGGGCTGAACTGCGGACGCTGGGATTATATTTTCAGCTATATCAAAAAGATGCGCAATCACCCGGATGTGATCCTCCCCGACCGGGCGCAGGTCACGATGACCGTCCCGTTCATGCGAGCCTATACGACGCTGGCCGTGAAAACCTGCCATAAACGGCAAGCGCCTTGCATCGGCGGCATGGCTGCACAAATTCCGGTCAAAAACGACCCGGCAAAAAATGAGGAAGCCCTGCTGAAAGTAAGGGCCGACAAGGAGCGGGAAGCCTACGACGGCCACGATGGTTCATGGGTGGCCCACCCCGGATTGGTGCCCGTGGCGATGGAGGTCTACAACCGCCTGATGCCGGAGCCCAATCAGATCTGGTACAAACGAGAGGATGTACAGGTCACGGCGGCCGATCTCCTGGAGATTCCCCAGGGAGACATCACCGAGGAAGGCGTTCGCACCAACATCCGGGTCGGCATCTTATACATCGAAGCGTGGCTGCGGGGACATGGCGCAGTCCCGATCAACAACCTCATGGAAGACGCGGCGACTGCGGAGATATCCCGGGCCCAAATCTGGCAATGGATCAGGCATCCCCGGGGCGTTCTCCCGGATGGCCGCAAGATTACGCTGGCGCTGGTCAAACAGTGGCTGAGCGAAGAGCTGCAAACCATCAAACAGGAAATCGGTCTGGAGCGGTATGAGACCGGGAAATTCAAACTGGCGGGCGAGCTGTTCCTGCAGCTGGTGACAGCCGACGAATTTTCCGAGTTTCTGACCATCCCGGGCTATGCCTATCTCGATTAAGGAAAAGGAGTGGGAGAAGATGAACAGACAAGAGGCGATCAGACAATTGGAGGAGAGCTGGAAGAGCGAACGTTTTCAAGGGATTCAGCGCCCGTATACGGCCGAGGATGTCGTGCGTCTGCGCGGTTCGGTGCAGATCGAGCATACGCTGGCCCGCATCGGCGCGGAGCGGCTGTGGAAGCTGCTGCACACCGAGCATCATGTCAAGGCGCTTGGCGCTCTGACCGGAAATCAGGCGATCCAGCAGGTAAAGGCAGGCTTGAAGGCCATCTACCTCAGCGGATGGCAGGTGGCAGCCGACGCCAACCTGTCCGGCCAGATGTATCCCGACCAAAGCCTCTACCCGGCTAACAGTGTCCCTCATGTGGTGAAGCGGATCAACCAGGCGCTGCAGCGTGCCGACCAGATCCAGCAGTCGGAGGGCACAGGCGATACGTACTGGTTTGCGCCGATCGTGGCGGATGCCGAGGCGGGCTTTGGCGGACCGCTCAATGTCTTTGAACTGATGAAGGGCATGATCGAAGCGGGGGCGGCCGGCGTCCATTTCGAAGACCAGCTCGCCTCGGAGAAAAAATGCGGCCACATGGGCGGCAAAGTGCTGATTCCCACACAGGCAGCTGTCCGCAACCTGATCGCGGCCCGTTTCGCTGCCGATGTGATGGGCGTGCCGACGATCATCGTGGCCCGGACCGACGCCAATGGCGCCTTCCTGATCACCAGCGACATCGACGATACCGACAAGCCTTTCCTGACCGGAGAGCGCACCCCCGAAGGCTTTTTCCGCATGAAAGGCGGGCTGGATGCGGCAATCGCCCGCGGTCTCAGCTATGCCCCGTACGCCGATCTGATCTGGTGCGAGACTTCCGAGCCCAATCTGGAGGAGGCCCGCCGTTTTGCCGAGGCCATTCACGCCCAGTATCCCGGCAAACTGCTGGCGTACAACTGCTCTCCTTCGTTCAACTGGAAGAAAAAACTGGGCGAGGAGGAGATCGCACGCTTCCAGAACGAGCTGGGAGAGATGGGCTACAAATTCCAGTTCGTCACGCTGGCAGGCTTCCATGCGTTGAATTACAGCATGTTCGAGCTGGCGCGCGGCTACCGCGACCGCGGAATGGCTGCCTATTCCGAGCTCCAGCAGGCCGAATTTGCCAGCGAACAATACGGCTATACCGCGACTCGCCACCAGCGGGAAGTGGGCACCGGGTATTTCGACGAGGTCGCCCAGGTGATCGCGGGAGGCACTTCCTCGACAACGGCTTTGACCGGTTCTACGGAAGAGGAGCAGTTTGCCCACAATTAAAAAGAGAAGTGACAGAGAAAACCAAGACGAAGAACCAGGGATGAGCTCCCTGGTTCTTCATTTGCAAAAAGCGCAAAATCGCCCTATAATGAAGAGTGGAGAACAGAATTGAACGTTGTCCCCGTAGCTCAGCAGGATAGAGCGTCAGTTTCCTAAACTGTAGGTCGGAGGTTCGAATCCTCTCGGGGACGCCATCGGAAAACCGCGTAGATGCGCGGTTTTTTCTATTTGAACTACTTCTCCCACCGTATAACGTATAAACCTGTGAAATGGAATTAACGGCCATGAATAGTAAGGGAAATTTTTTCGTTATTTCGCTTTTGTCTTCTTGATATAATCGGCATAGACTTCCCCTTCGACTTGGCCATCTAATGTTCCAATGTATAAGACTTTTTGCCCTGTCGCAGTATCGTAACCACTAGATGACAACACTTTAATAGGGGTATTTTTTTTTACTTTGTAAAGATATCCCTCACGCAGTCCATAAGCGATCTCCTCAGAAGAGGTGCGCTCAGGTGACCATGCTGTGCCATGTTGATACACTGACGTATCAATATACCCATCAATGACGTAATATCCTGTTTCTCCAACCTGCGGGGTATCATCCGAGAGTAAGTAGGTCCAAGTCAGTATGAATCCAAATAATAAGACAATGGAAAATGACAAATAGATTATAGATTTTCTCACATAAACACACCTCAATACGACTTTAACAGTTTATGGAATGATTATAAAGGAGTTTTAAAAATACATATCCTTACATTTTTATCAATAGATTGAAAGGTAACTATTACCAAATATCAACTCGTGTGCTATTATTAAAAAAAATAAAAATGATAAATTTTTTCTGAGGAGGCTTCCACTATGACAATTGAAGGGATAGGGGAACTGATTCTCACCTACCGGCAACGGGAGAATCTATCATTGTCAGAGCTGGCAGAGCGGACAGGCATCAACAAAACATCGCTTTCTCGCATCGAGACCGGCGAGACAAAACAACCTAGCTTCGACCTATGGAAAAAGGTTGCCCATACCCTCCATATTCCTTATAGCGAAGTCATCGGAATCTACCTGGACGCGACAGAAAGACCCACAACGATTAAACTGCTGCTGGAAGAATCCATCATCCTCAATCATCCAACGCTGATGCAAAAGGCGGCCGGAAAGCTGCTGGAAACGCCAAAAATAGACGCCTACCTTGCTCTGGACTACCTTCTCCAAGTGACAAAAGAAATCCCTGATCGCTACGCAAAACTCATGTTGTACCAAGTATTGATTGACTATACGCGGAAAAACGGAGTGCCCTATTACCTGGGCAAATGCATCTATGAACGCTACATACTGGAGCGGGACGACTTCACCCATTTCGAAGATACATACCGGCGAGGTAAGGAATTATCTCCCTATATCGAATTTTTGCAGCCGACCGAGCGGGTCGACTATTATTACCGGATGGGTGTGCATGCCTATATTCTGGAGCATTACGGCGAAAGCATCGAGTTTTGTGGCAAAGGCATACGCGAGGATCAAAGCGACAATAAGCAGAGAGCGTCCGCCCTGATATCCATCGTCAACTCCTATTTGCGCTTGGGCGATCTGATCATGGCCGGCATTTTCCTAGATATGTACGAAGAGAGCAAATACGCTGATTTTCGAAAGAAACACTTGCGGGCGCTTCTGCTCACCAAAAAAGGCCAGCACGATGAAGCCATCGCCCTGTACAAAGAGTGCCTGCAGGAAGCCGGACAGGAGGGGCGGATCACGGTCGTCAGCGATCTGCTGGAGGCATGCCTGGAGGTGCAGCGAAATGATGAAATCAGAACCCTCATCGATTCAGAGAGCGAACTGCTTTCCCAAGACATACTGATGCACCCCTATCGGATTAAGCAGGCGGCCAGGTACTACAAACGAAAGGGGATTTGTCTATTAGCCATCGGGGAGATTCAAAAGGGGCTCGATAGTTTGCTTGCGAGCATTACGTACTATCGGCAAATCGGAGATCTGGAAAGAATGATCGAATGCGTGGGGTTATTCCTCAAAGAAAATCACGCCAAAAGCAAAAACGATTATTACGAAAATATAGAAAAGATAGGGAACATATGCTATAGTAGGTAAATAAAGGAAAAAGGAGGTAATCCCATGAGAAAGTTGCTTATGGTCCTTGCTTTTACTTTATTGTT
This sequence is a window from Brevibacillus composti. Protein-coding genes within it:
- the serS gene encoding serine--tRNA ligase; translation: MLDVKVLRHDLEEVRRRLANRGEDISALDQFADVDEKRRHLIQEAEGLKNKRNTVSEQVAVLKRNKENADHLIAEMKEVSDRIKVLDEGLRQLDEQLEQILLSLPNLPHESVPVGTSEDDNVVAWTWGEPRSFSFEPKPHWELGQELGIIDFETAAKVTGSRFVFYKGLGARLERALMNFMLDLHTTQHGYEELLPPYIVNRTSMTGTGQLPKFEEDAFKLDGFDYFLIPTAEVPVTNMHRDEILDVADLPRYYAAYSACFRSEAGSAGRDTRGLIRQHQFNKVELVKFVKPEDSYQELETLVKNAEKVLQLLGLPYRVLSMCTGDLGFTAAKKYDLEVWIPSYQTYREISSCSNFEDFQARRANIRFRRDTKSKPEFVHTLNGSGLAIGRTVAALIENYQQEDGSILIPEVLRPYLGGLEKIAPK
- the aceA gene encoding isocitrate lyase, with translation MNRQEAIRQLEESWKSERFQGIQRPYTAEDVVRLRGSVQIEHTLARIGAERLWKLLHTEHHVKALGALTGNQAIQQVKAGLKAIYLSGWQVAADANLSGQMYPDQSLYPANSVPHVVKRINQALQRADQIQQSEGTGDTYWFAPIVADAEAGFGGPLNVFELMKGMIEAGAAGVHFEDQLASEKKCGHMGGKVLIPTQAAVRNLIAARFAADVMGVPTIIVARTDANGAFLITSDIDDTDKPFLTGERTPEGFFRMKGGLDAAIARGLSYAPYADLIWCETSEPNLEEARRFAEAIHAQYPGKLLAYNCSPSFNWKKKLGEEEIARFQNELGEMGYKFQFVTLAGFHALNYSMFELARGYRDRGMAAYSELQQAEFASEQYGYTATRHQREVGTGYFDEVAQVIAGGTSSTTALTGSTEEEQFAHN
- the aceB gene encoding malate synthase A; amino-acid sequence: MTAIQLNQYPADVLITGELPPPYADILTPEAITFLIKLEQHFGQRRRELLDLRQKKQEMIDSGQLPDFLPETEHIRKSDWRIHPLPGDLQDRRVEITGPAGDRKMVINALNSGARLFMADFEDANSPTWANTVEGQINLRDAVRRTISYTSPEGKKYALREQTAVLIVRPRGWHLEEKHLRIQGQPMSGSLFDFGLYFFHNAHALLERGSGPYFYLPKLENHLEARLWNDVFCWAQDELGIPLGTIKATVLIETILAAFEMDEILYELKEHSAGLNCGRWDYIFSYIKKMRNHPDVILPDRAQVTMTVPFMRAYTTLAVKTCHKRQAPCIGGMAAQIPVKNDPAKNEEALLKVRADKEREAYDGHDGSWVAHPGLVPVAMEVYNRLMPEPNQIWYKREDVQVTAADLLEIPQGDITEEGVRTNIRVGILYIEAWLRGHGAVPINNLMEDAATAEISRAQIWQWIRHPRGVLPDGRKITLALVKQWLSEELQTIKQEIGLERYETGKFKLAGELFLQLVTADEFSEFLTIPGYAYLD
- a CDS encoding helix-turn-helix domain-containing protein, producing the protein MTIEGIGELILTYRQRENLSLSELAERTGINKTSLSRIETGETKQPSFDLWKKVAHTLHIPYSEVIGIYLDATERPTTIKLLLEESIILNHPTLMQKAAGKLLETPKIDAYLALDYLLQVTKEIPDRYAKLMLYQVLIDYTRKNGVPYYLGKCIYERYILERDDFTHFEDTYRRGKELSPYIEFLQPTERVDYYYRMGVHAYILEHYGESIEFCGKGIREDQSDNKQRASALISIVNSYLRLGDLIMAGIFLDMYEESKYADFRKKHLRALLLTKKGQHDEAIALYKECLQEAGQEGRITVVSDLLEACLEVQRNDEIRTLIDSESELLSQDILMHPYRIKQAARYYKRKGICLLAIGEIQKGLDSLLASITYYRQIGDLERMIECVGLFLKENHAKSKNDYYENIEKIGNICYSR